A genomic region of Sphingobium sp. HWE2-09 contains the following coding sequences:
- the rplX gene encoding 50S ribosomal protein L24, protein MSAAKIKKGDKVVVLAGKDKGRTGSVLAVMPKDDKVLVEGINVHAKHRKPDQANPQGGIDRKPAPLHISNVAVAGADGKPTRVRFEDRDGKKVRVAVKSGEVL, encoded by the coding sequence ATGAGCGCTGCCAAGATCAAGAAGGGCGACAAGGTCGTCGTGCTGGCTGGCAAGGACAAGGGCCGTACCGGTTCCGTCCTCGCCGTGATGCCCAAGGACGACAAGGTCCTGGTGGAAGGCATCAACGTGCATGCCAAGCATCGCAAGCCCGACCAGGCGAACCCGCAGGGCGGCATCGACCGCAAGCCTGCGCCGCTCCACATTTCGAACGTCGCTGTCGCCGGTGCGGATGGCAAGCCGACCCGCGTCCGTTTCGAGGATCGCGACGGCAAGAAGGTCCGCGTCGCCGTCAAGTCCGGTGAGGTGCTGTAA
- the rplD gene encoding 50S ribosomal protein L4, producing MKVKVQTLDAAEAGDLELNDAVFGVEPRADILHRVVTWQLEKRRGTARGTRERSDVARTGKKFGRQKGGGTARHGDRRAPVFIGGGKAHGARVRDFNPSLNKKVRALGLKMALSSKAKAGTLTIIDSLDVAEGKTKALVANLAKLNLTKVLFIDGDAVNISFAKASANIIGVDLLPAVGANVYDILKANSLVLTRAAVEKLEARFNG from the coding sequence ATGAAGGTCAAGGTACAGACCCTCGACGCAGCGGAAGCTGGCGATCTGGAGCTTAACGATGCCGTATTCGGTGTCGAGCCTCGCGCCGACATCCTGCACCGCGTCGTCACCTGGCAGCTCGAAAAGCGTCGCGGCACCGCCCGCGGCACCCGCGAGCGTAGCGACGTTGCCCGCACCGGCAAGAAGTTCGGCCGCCAGAAGGGCGGCGGCACCGCCCGTCACGGCGATCGCCGCGCGCCGGTGTTCATCGGTGGTGGTAAGGCGCACGGCGCCCGCGTCCGCGACTTCAACCCTTCGCTGAACAAGAAGGTTCGCGCGCTGGGTCTGAAGATGGCGCTGTCGTCGAAGGCGAAAGCCGGTACGCTCACGATCATCGACAGCCTGGACGTTGCCGAAGGCAAGACCAAGGCGCTGGTCGCCAACCTCGCCAAGCTGAACCTCACCAAGGTGCTGTTCATCGACGGCGACGCGGTGAACATCAGCTTCGCCAAGGCATCGGCCAACATCATCGGCGTGGACCTGCTCCCTGCCGTTGGCGCCAATGTCTATGACATCCTGAAGGCCAACTCGCTGGTGCTCACCCGCGCCGCGGTCGAAAAGCTGGAGGCCCGTTTCAATGGCTAA
- the rpsJ gene encoding 30S ribosomal protein S10, producing MDSNIRIRLKAFDHRVLDQATGDIADTARRTGALIRGPIPLPTRIEKFTVNRGPHIDKKSREQFEVRTYKRMLDIVQPTPQTVDALMKLDLAAGVNVEIKLA from the coding sequence ATGGACAGCAACATCCGCATTCGCCTCAAGGCGTTCGATCATCGCGTGCTCGATCAGGCGACCGGCGACATCGCCGACACCGCCCGCCGCACCGGCGCCCTTATTCGCGGTCCGATTCCCCTTCCGACGCGCATCGAAAAGTTCACGGTCAACCGTGGCCCGCACATCGACAAGAAGTCGCGCGAGCAGTTCGAGGTCCGCACCTACAAGCGCATGCTTGACATTGTGCAGCCGACGCCGCAGACGGTCGACGCGCTGATGAAGCTGGATCTGGCTGCCGGCGTGAACGTCGAGATCAAGTTGGCCTAA
- the rplF gene encoding 50S ribosomal protein L6: MSRIGKKPVAIPAGVTATIEGGQLSVKGPKGTLALQMRDEISYTLENDGISVQPANKTKAARAFWGMQRTLVQNLITGVTEGFSKKLLITGVGYRANSQGKNLKLQLGYSHDVDYAIPEGIEIKTPDNTTVEISGIDKQQVGQVAAEIRRWRKPEPYKGKGIKYAGEFIFRKEGKKK; the protein is encoded by the coding sequence ATGAGCCGCATCGGTAAAAAGCCGGTCGCGATCCCTGCGGGGGTCACCGCGACCATCGAAGGCGGACAGCTGTCGGTCAAGGGTCCGAAGGGCACGCTCGCCCTGCAGATGCGCGACGAAATCAGCTACACGCTGGAAAATGACGGCATCTCCGTTCAGCCCGCCAACAAGACCAAGGCGGCGCGCGCCTTTTGGGGCATGCAGCGGACGCTGGTGCAGAACCTGATCACCGGCGTGACGGAGGGCTTCTCCAAGAAGCTGCTCATCACCGGTGTCGGCTACCGCGCCAACTCGCAGGGCAAGAACCTGAAGCTGCAGCTCGGCTACTCGCATGACGTCGACTACGCGATCCCCGAAGGGATCGAGATCAAGACCCCGGATAACACCACGGTCGAGATCAGCGGCATCGACAAGCAGCAGGTAGGCCAGGTCGCCGCCGAGATCCGTCGCTGGCGCAAGCCCGAACCCTATAAGGGCAAGGGCATCAAGTACGCCGGCGAGTTCATCTTCCGCAAGGAAGGGAAGAAGAAGTAA
- the rpsC gene encoding 30S ribosomal protein S3 → MGHKSNPIGLRLQINRTWDSRWFAEGADYGRLLLEDLKIRQFIFKNLPQAAISKVVIERPAKLCRVSIYAARPGVIIGKKGADIEKLRKKLGALTSSDVSLNIVEIRKPEVDSKLVAQGIADQLERRVAFRRAMKRAVQSALRLGAEGIKITCGGRLGGAEIARVEWYREGRVPLHTLRANVDYAEATAHTAYGVCGIKVWIFKGEILGHDPFATDRLMLEAQTSGVRPAR, encoded by the coding sequence ATGGGTCACAAGAGCAATCCGATCGGTCTGCGTCTCCAGATCAACCGTACCTGGGACAGCCGCTGGTTCGCCGAAGGCGCCGACTATGGTCGCCTGCTGCTGGAAGATCTCAAGATCCGCCAGTTCATCTTCAAGAACCTGCCGCAGGCCGCGATCTCCAAGGTCGTGATCGAGCGTCCGGCCAAGCTGTGCCGCGTGTCGATCTATGCCGCCCGTCCAGGCGTCATCATCGGCAAGAAGGGTGCGGACATCGAAAAGCTTCGCAAGAAGCTGGGCGCGCTGACCTCGTCCGACGTGTCGCTGAACATCGTCGAGATCCGCAAGCCGGAAGTCGATTCCAAGCTCGTCGCACAGGGCATCGCCGATCAGCTGGAACGCCGCGTGGCTTTCCGCCGTGCGATGAAGCGTGCAGTGCAGTCGGCCCTGCGTCTGGGCGCCGAAGGCATCAAGATCACCTGCGGCGGCCGTCTGGGCGGCGCGGAGATCGCGCGCGTCGAATGGTATCGCGAAGGTCGCGTGCCGTTGCACACGCTGCGTGCGAACGTCGACTATGCCGAAGCCACGGCGCATACCGCCTATGGCGTGTGCGGCATCAAGGTCTGGATCTTCAAGGGCGAGATTCTCGGCCATGATCCGTTCGCGACCGACCGGCTGATGCTGGAGGCTCAGACCTCCGGCGTGCGCCCGGCGCGCTGA
- the rplC gene encoding 50S ribosomal protein L3, producing MRTGVIAKKVGMTRLFQEDGRHVPVTVLALEGNQVVARKDVDSDGYVAVQLGAGVAKVKNVAKPQRGHFAKAQVEPKARLVEFRVAEDALLDVGVEIAADHFIAGQLVDVAGHTQGKGFAGAMKRWGFGGMRATHGVSISHRAHGSTGNRQDPGRVFKNKKMAGHMGDRERTQQNLEIVRTDVERGLIFVKGSVPGAKGTWLTVQDAVKVPRPADVPYPASLLAKGVVHEEDDTTPGLVPEAAAHPIAPLPGDDEVKAGVAASDAQANEEGVNDPQNATPTDGDDANGTPGQEG from the coding sequence ATGCGCACAGGCGTGATCGCTAAGAAAGTCGGGATGACCCGTCTGTTCCAAGAGGACGGACGTCATGTTCCCGTTACGGTTCTGGCCCTCGAAGGCAACCAGGTCGTGGCGCGTAAGGATGTCGACAGCGACGGCTATGTAGCCGTTCAGTTGGGCGCCGGCGTTGCGAAGGTTAAGAATGTCGCGAAGCCGCAGCGCGGTCACTTCGCCAAGGCGCAGGTCGAGCCGAAGGCGCGACTGGTCGAATTCCGCGTCGCCGAGGATGCGCTCCTCGATGTCGGCGTTGAAATCGCTGCCGATCATTTCATCGCAGGGCAACTGGTCGATGTCGCAGGCCATACCCAGGGTAAGGGTTTCGCCGGCGCCATGAAGCGTTGGGGCTTCGGCGGTATGCGCGCCACCCACGGCGTGTCGATCAGCCATCGTGCCCATGGTTCGACGGGTAACCGCCAGGATCCGGGCCGCGTCTTCAAGAACAAGAAGATGGCCGGTCACATGGGCGACCGTGAGCGTACCCAGCAGAATCTGGAAATCGTGCGCACCGACGTGGAGCGAGGCCTGATCTTCGTGAAGGGCAGCGTTCCCGGCGCGAAGGGCACGTGGCTGACCGTTCAGGACGCCGTCAAGGTGCCCCGTCCGGCCGACGTTCCCTATCCTGCCAGCCTGCTGGCCAAGGGCGTTGTCCATGAAGAGGACGACACGACCCCCGGTCTGGTCCCTGAAGCCGCTGCGCATCCCATCGCGCCGCTGCCCGGTGACGACGAAGTCAAGGCCGGTGTCGCCGCTTCGGACGCGCAGGCGAACGAAGAGGGTGTCAACGACCCGCAGAACGCAACCCCGACCGATGGCGACGACGCCAACGGTACGCCTGGCCAGGAGGGCTAA
- the rpmC gene encoding 50S ribosomal protein L29, with amino-acid sequence MANVADLKTKTDDELSTELNNLKREQFNLRFQAATNQLEKPSRVKEVRRSIAQIKTLQTERNSSAAK; translated from the coding sequence ATGGCGAATGTTGCAGACCTGAAGACCAAGACGGACGACGAACTGTCGACCGAACTCAACAACCTGAAGCGCGAGCAGTTCAATCTGCGTTTCCAGGCGGCCACCAACCAGCTGGAAAAGCCCAGCCGGGTCAAGGAAGTCCGCCGGTCGATCGCGCAGATCAAGACCCTGCAGACGGAGCGTAACAGCTCCGCCGCGAAGTAA
- the fusA gene encoding elongation factor G gives MARSHPLEKYRNFGIMAHIDAGKTTTTERILYYTGKSYKIGEVHDGAATMDWMEQEQERGITITSAATTCIWNDHRLNIIDTPGHVDFTIEVERSLRVLDGAVAAFDGVAGVEPQSETVWRQADKYKVPRMCFINKLDRTGANFYYCVQTIIDRLGAKPAVLYLPIGAELDFRGLVDLVEDRAIIWKDENLGAEFSYEAIPEDLADKAAEYREKLIELAVEQDDEAMEAYLEGNLPDTATLKALIRKGTLNQSFVPVLCGSAFKNKGVQPLLDAVVDYLPSPLDIEDVQGINPDNDEPDSRATSDDAPFSGLAFKIMNDPFVGSLTFLRVYSGTLTKGTYLNSVKDKKEKIGRMLLMHANSREDIDAAYAGDIVALAGMKETTTGDTLCAERKPIILERMEFPEPVIELSVEPKTKADQEKMGVALNRLAAEDPSFRVSTDHELGQTIIKGMGELHLEILVDRMKREFKVEANVGAPQVAYREYLKKPVDVDYTHKKQSGGTGQFGRIKVKVTPGERGAGIIFKDEIKGGNIPKEYIPAIEKGMRETAATGSLIGFPIIDFEINLYDGAYHDVDSSALAFEITGRAAMREVAQKAGITLLEPVMKVEVVTPEEYLGDVIGDMNSRRGQIQGTDTRGNAQIVEAMVPLANMFGYVNSLRSFTQGRANYSMTFSHYDEVPQNVADEVKAKMA, from the coding sequence ATGGCCCGCAGCCATCCGCTCGAAAAATATCGCAATTTCGGTATCATGGCGCATATCGACGCCGGCAAGACCACCACGACCGAGCGTATCCTCTACTATACCGGCAAGTCCTACAAGATCGGCGAAGTCCATGATGGCGCCGCGACCATGGACTGGATGGAGCAGGAGCAGGAGCGTGGGATCACCATCACGTCGGCTGCGACCACGTGCATCTGGAACGATCATCGCCTGAACATCATCGACACCCCCGGCCACGTCGACTTCACCATCGAAGTCGAACGCTCGCTGCGCGTGCTCGACGGCGCGGTCGCCGCGTTCGACGGCGTTGCCGGCGTTGAGCCGCAGTCGGAAACGGTGTGGCGCCAGGCGGACAAGTATAAGGTTCCGCGGATGTGCTTCATCAACAAGCTCGACCGCACCGGCGCCAATTTCTATTATTGCGTGCAGACGATCATCGATCGCCTGGGCGCCAAGCCTGCGGTCCTGTATCTGCCGATCGGCGCGGAATTGGATTTCCGTGGCCTGGTCGACCTGGTCGAAGATCGCGCGATCATCTGGAAGGATGAAAATCTCGGCGCGGAATTCTCCTATGAGGCGATTCCCGAAGACTTGGCCGACAAGGCTGCCGAATATCGCGAAAAGCTGATCGAACTCGCCGTCGAACAGGATGACGAGGCGATGGAAGCCTATCTCGAAGGCAATCTGCCCGACACCGCGACATTGAAGGCGCTGATCCGCAAGGGCACGCTGAACCAGTCGTTCGTGCCCGTCCTGTGCGGCTCGGCCTTCAAGAACAAGGGCGTTCAGCCCCTGCTCGACGCGGTCGTGGACTATCTGCCTTCGCCGCTCGACATCGAAGACGTGCAGGGCATCAACCCCGACAATGACGAGCCGGACAGCCGTGCGACTTCGGACGACGCGCCTTTCTCCGGCCTGGCGTTCAAGATCATGAACGATCCGTTCGTCGGCTCGCTGACTTTCCTGCGCGTCTATTCGGGCACCCTGACCAAGGGCACCTATCTGAACTCGGTCAAGGACAAGAAGGAAAAGATCGGCCGCATGCTGCTGATGCATGCGAACAGCCGTGAAGATATCGACGCGGCCTATGCCGGCGACATCGTCGCGCTGGCGGGCATGAAGGAAACCACCACCGGGGATACGCTGTGCGCCGAGCGCAAGCCGATCATCCTGGAGCGGATGGAATTCCCCGAGCCGGTCATCGAACTGTCGGTGGAACCCAAGACCAAGGCCGACCAGGAAAAGATGGGCGTCGCGCTCAACCGCCTGGCTGCCGAAGATCCGTCCTTCCGCGTGTCGACCGATCACGAATTGGGCCAGACCATCATCAAGGGCATGGGCGAACTTCACCTCGAAATCCTGGTCGACCGCATGAAGCGCGAGTTCAAGGTCGAGGCGAATGTCGGTGCGCCGCAGGTGGCCTATCGCGAATATCTCAAGAAGCCCGTCGACGTCGACTATACCCACAAAAAGCAGTCGGGCGGCACCGGCCAGTTCGGCCGCATCAAGGTGAAGGTGACCCCGGGCGAGCGTGGCGCGGGCATCATCTTCAAGGATGAGATCAAGGGCGGTAATATTCCCAAGGAATATATCCCCGCGATCGAAAAGGGCATGCGCGAAACCGCAGCGACCGGTTCGCTGATCGGCTTCCCGATCATCGATTTCGAAATCAACCTGTATGACGGCGCCTATCATGACGTCGACTCGTCGGCACTGGCGTTCGAAATCACCGGCCGCGCCGCCATGCGCGAAGTCGCGCAAAAGGCGGGCATCACGCTGCTCGAACCGGTCATGAAGGTCGAAGTCGTCACTCCGGAAGAATATCTGGGCGACGTCATCGGCGACATGAACAGCCGTCGTGGCCAGATCCAGGGCACCGACACGCGCGGCAACGCGCAGATCGTCGAAGCCATGGTGCCGCTGGCCAACATGTTCGGCTATGTGAACTCGTTGCGTTCCTTCACCCAGGGCCGTGCGAACTATTCGATGACGTTCTCGCACTATGACGAAGTGCCGCAGAATGTGGCGGATGAAGTCAAGGCGAAGATGGCCTGA
- the rpsH gene encoding 30S ribosomal protein S8 has translation MALTDPLGDMLTRIRNGQQAKKDSVMSPASKLRARVLDVLQREGYIRGYSEEDLGSHPGLRIELKYFEGQPAIKHVARVSKPGRRVYSGSKELPVIRNGLGITIVSTPRGVLSDAEAREQNVGGEVLAEVF, from the coding sequence ATGGCATTGACCGATCCCTTGGGTGATATGCTCACCCGCATCCGCAACGGGCAGCAGGCGAAGAAGGACAGCGTTATGTCCCCGGCGTCCAAGCTGCGCGCCCGCGTGCTCGACGTGCTTCAGCGTGAAGGCTACATCCGTGGCTATTCCGAAGAAGACCTTGGCAGCCATCCTGGCCTGCGCATCGAGCTGAAATATTTCGAAGGCCAGCCGGCGATCAAGCATGTCGCCCGCGTGTCCAAGCCTGGCCGCCGCGTTTACTCGGGTTCGAAAGAGCTGCCGGTGATCCGCAACGGCCTTGGCATCACCATTGTCTCGACGCCTCGCGGCGTTCTGTCCGACGCCGAAGCGCGTGAGCAGAATGTCGGCGGCGAAGTGCTGGCGGAGGTGTTCTAA
- the rplP gene encoding 50S ribosomal protein L16 has product MLQPKKMKFRKTFKGRIKGDAKGGSALNFGSYGLKAMEPERVTARQIEAARRAITRHIRRQGRLWIRIFPDVPVSKKPAEVRQGKGKGSVEYWAARVKPGRILFELDGVPGPLAAEAFSRAAMKLPIKTKVVARLGDTSHLEG; this is encoded by the coding sequence ATGCTGCAACCGAAGAAAATGAAGTTCCGCAAGACCTTCAAGGGTCGGATCAAGGGCGATGCCAAGGGTGGCTCGGCTCTGAACTTCGGTTCCTATGGCTTGAAGGCCATGGAACCCGAGCGCGTCACCGCGCGCCAGATCGAAGCGGCTCGCCGCGCGATCACCCGTCACATCCGCCGTCAGGGCCGGTTGTGGATCCGCATCTTCCCCGACGTTCCGGTGTCGAAGAAGCCTGCCGAAGTCCGTCAGGGCAAGGGCAAGGGTTCGGTCGAATATTGGGCCGCTCGCGTGAAGCCGGGCCGCATCCTGTTCGAACTGGACGGCGTACCGGGTCCGCTCGCAGCAGAGGCCTTCTCGCGCGCCGCGATGAAGCTGCCCATCAAGACCAAGGTCGTCGCCCGCCTCGGCGACACCTCGCATCTGGAGGGTTAA
- the rpsS gene encoding 30S ribosomal protein S19 produces the protein MARSVWKGPFVDLSLLKKAETAQDAGGRAPIKTWSRRSTILPQFVGLTFNVYNGRKHVPVSVNEDMVGHKLGEFAPTRFFPGHAADKKGKR, from the coding sequence ATGGCTCGTTCCGTCTGGAAAGGTCCTTTCGTGGACCTCAGCCTTCTGAAGAAGGCGGAAACCGCGCAGGACGCGGGTGGCCGTGCGCCGATCAAGACCTGGTCGCGCCGTTCCACCATCCTGCCGCAGTTCGTTGGCCTGACGTTCAACGTCTATAACGGCCGCAAGCATGTTCCGGTGTCCGTGAACGAGGATATGGTGGGTCACAAGCTGGGCGAATTCGCTCCGACCCGCTTCTTCCCCGGCCACGCCGCCGACAAGAAGGGCAAGCGCTGA
- a CDS encoding 50S ribosomal protein L23: protein MAKKQAATVDNRHYDVVVAPHITEKSTLLSENNAVVFKVAGDASKPEIKAAVEAIWGVDVKSVNTLVVKGKTKRWKGKPYKRNDVKKAIVRLAEGQSIDITEGVR from the coding sequence ATGGCTAAGAAGCAAGCCGCGACCGTCGACAACCGTCATTATGACGTCGTTGTCGCCCCGCACATCACCGAGAAGTCGACCCTTCTCAGCGAAAATAATGCCGTGGTCTTCAAGGTGGCGGGCGATGCCTCCAAGCCTGAGATCAAGGCCGCTGTCGAAGCGATCTGGGGCGTTGACGTCAAGAGCGTCAACACGCTGGTCGTGAAGGGCAAGACGAAGCGCTGGAAGGGCAAGCCCTACAAGCGCAACGACGTGAAGAAGGCGATCGTCCGCCTGGCCGAAGGCCAGTCGATCGATATCACCGAGGGAGTCCGCTAA
- the rplV gene encoding 50S ribosomal protein L22 encodes MSKEKAPRRVADNEALAVGTQIRGSAQKLNLVATLIRGRKVEDALNILAFSKKAMAVDVRKVLASAIANAENNHNLDVDALVVAEASVGKSFTLKRFHARGRGKSTRILKPFSRVRIVVREAGEEAEA; translated from the coding sequence ATGAGCAAGGAAAAGGCTCCCCGTCGCGTCGCCGACAATGAGGCGCTGGCCGTTGGCACGCAGATCCGTGGTTCGGCCCAGAAGCTGAACCTGGTCGCCACGCTTATCCGCGGCCGCAAGGTCGAGGACGCGCTGAACATCCTCGCCTTCTCCAAGAAGGCGATGGCGGTCGACGTGCGCAAGGTGCTGGCTTCGGCCATCGCCAACGCGGAAAACAACCACAATCTGGACGTCGACGCGCTCGTCGTCGCGGAAGCATCGGTCGGCAAGAGCTTCACGCTCAAGCGCTTCCATGCCCGCGGTCGCGGCAAGTCGACCCGGATCCTCAAGCCCTTCAGCCGCGTGCGCATCGTCGTACGTGAAGCTGGCGAAGAAGCGGAGGCGTAA
- the rplN gene encoding 50S ribosomal protein L14, with amino-acid sequence MIQMQSNLDVADNSGAKRVQCIKVLGGSKRRFAGVGDIIVVSIKEAAPRGKVKKGDVHRAVIVRTAKDIRRADGSVIRFDGNAAVLINKNQEPIGTRIFGPVVRELRAKQHMKIISLAPEVL; translated from the coding sequence ATGATCCAGATGCAATCCAATCTTGACGTCGCTGACAACAGCGGCGCCAAGCGCGTCCAGTGCATCAAGGTGCTGGGCGGCTCGAAGCGTCGCTTCGCTGGCGTGGGCGACATCATCGTCGTCTCGATCAAGGAAGCTGCGCCGCGTGGCAAGGTGAAGAAGGGTGACGTGCATCGCGCGGTCATCGTGCGCACCGCCAAGGACATCCGTCGCGCCGACGGCAGCGTCATTCGTTTCGATGGTAACGCCGCGGTCCTGATCAACAAGAATCAGGAGCCGATCGGTACGCGTATCTTTGGCCCCGTCGTTCGTGAGCTGCGTGCAAAGCAGCACATGAAGATCATCAGCCTTGCTCCCGAGGTGCTGTAA
- the rplE gene encoding 50S ribosomal protein L5: protein MADKYIPRSKALYDAEIAKAMTEKFGYKNVMEVPKIDKITLNMGVGEATQDKKKVTSAAEEMELIAGQKPVITKAKKSIAQFKLREGMPIGAKVTLRRERMYEFLDRMINIALPRVRDFRGLNPKSFDGRGNYAFGIKEQIIFPEISYDRVDKVRGMDIIVTTTAKTDDEARELLRLFGFPFPQEEEKQAA from the coding sequence ATGGCCGACAAATATATCCCGCGCTCCAAGGCGCTGTATGACGCCGAAATCGCCAAGGCGATGACCGAGAAGTTCGGTTACAAGAACGTCATGGAAGTCCCCAAGATCGACAAGATCACGCTTAACATGGGCGTGGGCGAAGCGACCCAGGACAAGAAGAAGGTCACGTCGGCCGCCGAGGAAATGGAACTGATCGCCGGCCAGAAGCCGGTCATCACCAAGGCGAAGAAGTCGATCGCGCAGTTCAAGCTGCGTGAAGGCATGCCGATCGGTGCCAAGGTCACGCTGCGCCGCGAGCGCATGTATGAATTCCTGGACCGCATGATCAACATCGCTCTGCCCCGCGTCCGCGATTTTCGTGGTCTCAATCCGAAGAGCTTCGATGGCCGTGGCAACTATGCCTTCGGCATCAAGGAGCAGATCATCTTCCCAGAGATCAGCTATGACCGTGTCGACAAGGTGCGCGGCATGGACATCATCGTGACCACCACCGCGAAGACGGACGACGAAGCGCGCGAACTGCTGCGCCTCTTCGGCTTCCCCTTCCCGCAGGAAGAAGAGAAGCAGGCGGCCTGA
- the rpsQ gene encoding 30S ribosomal protein S17: MPKRVLTGTVVSDKTDKTVVVRVERKVKHALYGKIIRRSKKYHAHDEGNIYKEGETVRIEETAPLSKLKTWKVIERVDTHKSPETAS, encoded by the coding sequence ATGCCCAAGCGCGTGCTGACGGGAACGGTGGTTTCCGACAAGACCGACAAGACGGTGGTGGTTCGTGTAGAGCGCAAGGTTAAGCACGCGCTCTACGGCAAGATCATCCGCCGTTCTAAGAAGTACCATGCCCATGACGAGGGCAATATCTACAAGGAAGGCGAAACGGTCCGAATCGAAGAGACCGCGCCGCTTTCCAAGCTCAAGACCTGGAAGGTCATCGAGCGCGTGGATACCCACAAGTCGCCGGAAACGGCGTCCTGA
- the tuf gene encoding elongation factor Tu, with product MAKAKFERNKPHCNIGTIGHVDHGKTSLTAAITKVLAETGGATFTSYDNIDKAPEERERGITISTAHVEYETEARHYAHVDCPGHADYVKNMITGAAQMDGAILVVSATDGPMPQTREHILLARQVGVPQLVVFMNKVDLVDDAEILELVELEIRELLSSYDFDGDNIPVIPGSAVAALQDKTPEIGHDAVLKLMAAVDDFIPQPERPVDKPFLMPIEDVFSISGRGTVVTGRVETGIIKVGEEVEIVGLKDTTKTTVTGVEMFRKLLDEGRAGDNIGALVRGTKREDVERGQVLAKPGTITPHTEFDAEVYVLSKEEGGRHTPFFANYRPQFYFRTTDVTGEVILPEGTEMVMPGDNVKLGVKLIAPIAMDAGLRFAIREGGRTVGAGVVGTISK from the coding sequence ATGGCTAAGGCTAAGTTTGAGCGGAACAAGCCGCACTGCAACATCGGCACCATCGGTCACGTCGACCATGGCAAGACCTCGCTGACCGCAGCGATCACCAAGGTGCTCGCCGAAACCGGCGGCGCGACCTTCACGTCGTACGACAATATCGACAAGGCGCCCGAAGAGCGCGAGCGCGGCATCACCATTTCGACCGCCCACGTCGAATATGAAACCGAAGCGCGCCACTATGCGCACGTCGACTGCCCGGGTCACGCCGACTACGTCAAGAACATGATCACCGGTGCCGCCCAGATGGACGGCGCGATCCTGGTCGTGTCGGCCACCGACGGCCCGATGCCCCAGACCCGTGAGCACATCCTGCTCGCCCGTCAGGTCGGCGTTCCCCAGCTGGTCGTGTTCATGAACAAGGTCGACCTGGTCGACGACGCCGAAATCCTCGAACTGGTCGAGCTGGAAATCCGCGAACTGCTCAGCAGCTACGATTTCGACGGCGACAACATCCCCGTCATCCCCGGTTCGGCCGTTGCCGCGCTGCAGGACAAGACGCCTGAAATCGGCCATGACGCCGTTCTCAAGCTGATGGCTGCCGTCGACGACTTCATCCCGCAGCCCGAGCGTCCGGTCGACAAGCCCTTCCTGATGCCGATCGAAGACGTGTTCTCGATCTCGGGTCGTGGTACGGTCGTCACCGGCCGCGTCGAAACCGGCATCATCAAGGTTGGTGAAGAAGTCGAAATCGTCGGCCTCAAGGACACCACCAAGACGACCGTCACCGGCGTTGAAATGTTCCGCAAGCTGCTCGACGAAGGTCGTGCAGGCGACAATATCGGCGCCTTGGTGCGCGGCACGAAGCGTGAAGACGTTGAACGCGGTCAGGTTCTGGCGAAGCCCGGCACCATCACCCCGCACACCGAATTCGACGCCGAAGTGTACGTGCTGTCGAAGGAAGAAGGCGGCCGTCACACCCCGTTCTTCGCGAACTATCGTCCGCAGTTCTACTTCCGCACCACCGACGTGACCGGCGAAGTGATCCTCCCCGAGGGCACCGAGATGGTCATGCCTGGCGATAACGTCAAGCTCGGCGTCAAGCTGATCGCACCGATCGCCATGGACGCCGGCCTGCGCTTCGCAATCCGCGAAGGCGGCCGCACCGTCGGCGCAGGGGTTGTCGGCACGATCTCGAAGTAA
- the rpsN gene encoding 30S ribosomal protein S14, with protein sequence MAKLSSINKNERRKKLVKKYAGRYAKLKAIANDNAADDSDRLIARLKMAEIPRNGNPTRVRNRCEMTGRPRAYYRKFRLCRIQLRDLANKGLIPGVTKSSW encoded by the coding sequence ATGGCGAAACTGAGTTCGATCAACAAGAACGAGCGCCGCAAGAAGCTGGTGAAGAAATATGCCGGCCGTTATGCAAAGCTCAAGGCGATCGCGAATGATAACGCGGCCGACGACAGCGATCGTCTGATCGCGCGTCTGAAGATGGCGGAAATTCCCCGCAACGGTAACCCGACCCGCGTTCGGAACCGCTGCGAGATGACCGGCCGTCCGCGTGCCTATTACCGCAAGTTCCGGCTCTGCCGTATTCAGCTGCGCGATCTGGCCAATAAGGGCCTGATCCCCGGCGTCACCAAGTCGAGCTGGTAA